In Oncorhynchus tshawytscha isolate Ot180627B linkage group LG28, Otsh_v2.0, whole genome shotgun sequence, a genomic segment contains:
- the LOC112226595 gene encoding fizzy-related protein homolog isoform X1: MAETAMDQDYECRLLRQINIQNENASPIKAIDAVRALTPTNSPLSSPSKHGDRFIPSRAGANWSVNFHRINENEKSHNQNRKTKDGTTDTSKADGLAYSALLKNELLGAGIEKVQDPQSEDRRLQPSTPAKRSLFSYSVCAKRSLPEDGNTVSPYSLSPVSSNSQKLLRSPRKPTRKISKIPFKVLDAPELQDDFYLNLVDWSSLNVLSVGLGTCVYLWSACTSQVTRLCDLSVEGDSVTSVGWSERGNLVAVGTHKGYVQIWDAAAGKKLSVLEGHTARVGALAWNADQLSSGSRDRVILQRDIRAPPLQSERRLQGHRQEVCGLKWSTDHQLLASGGNDNKLLVWNHSSVLPVQQYTEHLAAVKAIAWSPHQHGLLASGGGTADRCIRFWNTLTGQPLQCTDTGSQVCNLAWSKHTNELVSTHGYSQNQILVWKYPSLTQVAKLTGHSYRVLYLAMSPDGEAIVTGAGDETLRFWNVFSKMRSTKESVSVLNLFTRIR, encoded by the exons ATGGCAGAGACAG CTATGGACCAGGACTATGAGTGTCGGCTGCTCAGGCAGATCAACATTCAGAACGAGAATGCCAGCCCTATT AAGGCCATAGATGCAGTGCGAGCGCTGACACCCACCAACTCCCCTCTGTCGTCACCAAGCAAACATGGCGACCGCTTCATTCCCTCCCGCGCCGGCGCCAACTGGAGCGTCAACTTCCACCGCATCAAC GAGAATGAGAAGTCCCACAATCAGAACAGGAAGACAAAGGATGGCACAACAGACACTAGCAAAG CAGACGGCCTGGCGTACTCTGCCCTGCTAAAGAACGAGCTGCTGGGGGCAGGCATAGAGAAGGTCCAGGACCCCCAGTCAGAGGATCGCCGCCTCCAGCCCTCAACCCCTGCCAAGAGGAGCCTCTTTAGT TATTCTGTCTGTGCCAAACGGTCTCTCCCTGAGGATGGCAACACAGTTTCTCCATACTCCCTGTCTCCTGTTAGCAGCAACAG TCAGAAGCTGTTACGGTCGCCTAGGAAACCCACACGTAAGATCTCTAAGATCCCCTTCAAGGTGCTGGATGCTCCGGAGCTGCAGGATGACTTCTACCTCAACTTGGTGGACTGGTCCTCCCTCAATGTCCTCAGTGTCGGCCTGGgaacctgtgtctacctgtggaGTGCCTGCACCAGCcag GTGACGCGTCTGTGTGACCTGTCAGTGGAGGGGGACTCTGTCACGTCAGTGGGCTGGTCAGAGAGG gGGAACCTGGTAGCAGTGGGGACTCATAAGGGCTATGTACAGATCTGGGATGCGGCAGCAGGGAAGAAGCTGTCTGTACTGGAGGGACACACAGCCagagtgg GTGCGTTGGCGTGGAATGCCGACCAGTTATCGTCGGGCAGTCGTGATAGGGTGATCCTGCAGAGGGATATCCGAGCCCCACCCCTCCAGTCAGAACGCCGTCTCcagggacacagacaggaagtCTGCGGCCTCAAATGGAGCACAGACCATCAGCTGTTGGCCTCGGGGGGAAACGACAACAAG CTACTGGTATGGAACCACTCCAGTGTTCTCCCGGTGCAGCAGTACACAGAGCACCTGGCTGCGGTGAAGGCCATTGCTTGGTCCCCCCATCAGCATGGCCTGCTTGCATCTGGAGGGGGCACAGCCGACCGCTGTATCCGCTTCTGGAACACCTTGACGGGCCAGCCCCTGCAGTGCACCGACACCGGATCCCAGGTGTGCAACCTGgcctggtccaaacacaccaatgaACTG GTGAGCACACACGGTTACTCCCAGAACCAGATCTTGGTCTGGAAGTACCCCTCCCTCACACAGGTGGCGAAACTCACAGGCCACTCCTACAGAGTGCTCTACCTGGCCATGTCCCCTGACGGAGAGGCCATTGTGACAGGCGCCGGAGACGAGACCCTACGCTTCTGGAACGTCTTCAGCAAGATGAGGTCCACCAAG GAGTCCGTATCTGTTCTGAACCTGTTTACCAGGATCCGGTAG
- the LOC112226595 gene encoding fizzy-related protein homolog isoform X2, with translation MDQDYECRLLRQINIQNENASPIKAIDAVRALTPTNSPLSSPSKHGDRFIPSRAGANWSVNFHRINENEKSHNQNRKTKDGTTDTSKADGLAYSALLKNELLGAGIEKVQDPQSEDRRLQPSTPAKRSLFSYSVCAKRSLPEDGNTVSPYSLSPVSSNSQKLLRSPRKPTRKISKIPFKVLDAPELQDDFYLNLVDWSSLNVLSVGLGTCVYLWSACTSQVTRLCDLSVEGDSVTSVGWSERGNLVAVGTHKGYVQIWDAAAGKKLSVLEGHTARVGALAWNADQLSSGSRDRVILQRDIRAPPLQSERRLQGHRQEVCGLKWSTDHQLLASGGNDNKLLVWNHSSVLPVQQYTEHLAAVKAIAWSPHQHGLLASGGGTADRCIRFWNTLTGQPLQCTDTGSQVCNLAWSKHTNELVSTHGYSQNQILVWKYPSLTQVAKLTGHSYRVLYLAMSPDGEAIVTGAGDETLRFWNVFSKMRSTKESVSVLNLFTRIR, from the exons ATGGACCAGGACTATGAGTGTCGGCTGCTCAGGCAGATCAACATTCAGAACGAGAATGCCAGCCCTATT AAGGCCATAGATGCAGTGCGAGCGCTGACACCCACCAACTCCCCTCTGTCGTCACCAAGCAAACATGGCGACCGCTTCATTCCCTCCCGCGCCGGCGCCAACTGGAGCGTCAACTTCCACCGCATCAAC GAGAATGAGAAGTCCCACAATCAGAACAGGAAGACAAAGGATGGCACAACAGACACTAGCAAAG CAGACGGCCTGGCGTACTCTGCCCTGCTAAAGAACGAGCTGCTGGGGGCAGGCATAGAGAAGGTCCAGGACCCCCAGTCAGAGGATCGCCGCCTCCAGCCCTCAACCCCTGCCAAGAGGAGCCTCTTTAGT TATTCTGTCTGTGCCAAACGGTCTCTCCCTGAGGATGGCAACACAGTTTCTCCATACTCCCTGTCTCCTGTTAGCAGCAACAG TCAGAAGCTGTTACGGTCGCCTAGGAAACCCACACGTAAGATCTCTAAGATCCCCTTCAAGGTGCTGGATGCTCCGGAGCTGCAGGATGACTTCTACCTCAACTTGGTGGACTGGTCCTCCCTCAATGTCCTCAGTGTCGGCCTGGgaacctgtgtctacctgtggaGTGCCTGCACCAGCcag GTGACGCGTCTGTGTGACCTGTCAGTGGAGGGGGACTCTGTCACGTCAGTGGGCTGGTCAGAGAGG gGGAACCTGGTAGCAGTGGGGACTCATAAGGGCTATGTACAGATCTGGGATGCGGCAGCAGGGAAGAAGCTGTCTGTACTGGAGGGACACACAGCCagagtgg GTGCGTTGGCGTGGAATGCCGACCAGTTATCGTCGGGCAGTCGTGATAGGGTGATCCTGCAGAGGGATATCCGAGCCCCACCCCTCCAGTCAGAACGCCGTCTCcagggacacagacaggaagtCTGCGGCCTCAAATGGAGCACAGACCATCAGCTGTTGGCCTCGGGGGGAAACGACAACAAG CTACTGGTATGGAACCACTCCAGTGTTCTCCCGGTGCAGCAGTACACAGAGCACCTGGCTGCGGTGAAGGCCATTGCTTGGTCCCCCCATCAGCATGGCCTGCTTGCATCTGGAGGGGGCACAGCCGACCGCTGTATCCGCTTCTGGAACACCTTGACGGGCCAGCCCCTGCAGTGCACCGACACCGGATCCCAGGTGTGCAACCTGgcctggtccaaacacaccaatgaACTG GTGAGCACACACGGTTACTCCCAGAACCAGATCTTGGTCTGGAAGTACCCCTCCCTCACACAGGTGGCGAAACTCACAGGCCACTCCTACAGAGTGCTCTACCTGGCCATGTCCCCTGACGGAGAGGCCATTGTGACAGGCGCCGGAGACGAGACCCTACGCTTCTGGAACGTCTTCAGCAAGATGAGGTCCACCAAG GAGTCCGTATCTGTTCTGAACCTGTTTACCAGGATCCGGTAG